CTGGCCGGTTCCAATCGAGCTCAAGTCTACAGTGGGTGTGCCTTTTTTTGACCTCATGAATGATACTCTGGCAAGCTACGTGCTTGCTGCATTGCAACAAGCAAGCACCAGTAGCAACGGTTTGTCAGTGTCGTGCTACCCTCCACATGCACCTTTGTCTCCCAATGTAACCTCGAACTCGGGCAGTTTGAAGTTTATGCTCTCGACATTCGAGATGCCCGAGaaaacaccacaccaccaccaggccaCGGAACAATTGTCAAACGGCCAAACGGTTAGACGGCTTCCCGGGTAAGAGCGggctgtctctctctctctctctctcggaGGAAATACCCAAATGCCACCCTTCGGAAGGTGAAATGGGAAATTAGTTGCATTATCAGTGCTGCCCCTGGTCTACTTCGGTTGGATGATAAGCTGTTTAGTACTTTGCTATGCAAATTAGATATGTTCAATATGCATACTCTCTGTATGTGCCTGGTGTATGTACGCGTCCTTTTGTCTTGTGGGTCGTTCGTCGTGATGAAGTGGTATCCAGTAACATGCTTCCATCAATACCCTCAAATTTCCTTTTTCCAAAAATAGTTCTATTTTTGGCGatgtcttcttctcctctcaTGCTTGCGTCCTGAGTTGAGCCGAGATCATGAAGCACACAATGCTCCGACACCGGTAGAATGGTGAAAGTCAAAAGCCTTTGTCATTCCGTATAAATGCGAGGCCGCGGCAAGCAAGACAAAGATGTGGAAAAGCTGATGAGAACTTCCAAAGATGTCAAACTTTCCTGGGAAGCGACGCTCTGGCAAACGAGCCTATCCCATGTCTTTTCGTCAGTCTTCAACCTCTCTTTCCCTGTCCGCACCGATCTTGGTAACACAGGGAGTGCACCCGCAACAGGAGAATACTGACCGCATATAGGAACGCCCCAAAAATATACAACGCCCCTTGGAAGATGACCCAGTTAAGACCCATTCTTTTGTTAAGCTCGTCGTATGTGTAGAGAGTGATTAACGCATGGATAATAGGCAATACCCCTGAGAGACCCAAAGACACGAACATGAGGGCACGGTAAGGCCTCCAAGCGGGAGTGCGGAAGTGGTCGAACCACGATACCATGATGCAGCCAGAGCCTAAGAGGCAGATCTGTATCGGTTCAGTCAGCTTCTCTTCAACgtcaaaacaccaaacaccttTCCCCCTATCCAACCGTGCCCCTTTTTCGTCCAACAAGTGTTCCCCCATCCCTTCCTTAGTTTTCCACAGTGGCCCCTATTTTCAACGGCACCGCGCCTTTCCCCTGGCTATCTTGCGAACAACGCCACCAAAACCTCAAGCGAGAACCCTATCACAACAACTCGAGTGAGAAGCCCCAGGTCTCTAGCGAGATGGCTTCCAAAGGCTCAAGTGAGAGCGACACTGTTCCCCTCCTTATACAGATTTCCCCCATAACCTGACCAACAAGCACACACATTTCCCCTTCCATCTTTGCACAATCCCAGCCCAATTCTTCAAAACAGCACCTTCTCCTCTATCTACCTTATGTCCCCCCCGCACACGTCCTACGAAACAAAAGACCCTCAAGAAAAAACGAAGAAAAACTTACCGCTCCCAGATACACCGTCAGCTTCCCAGGCTCGCACCAAAACCCATACCACAGCGCCGGCACGTAACTCCCCACTATCAAGAAAACGATGCCGGTGTAGTCGAGCTTGTTCCCCCACTTGGCCACCTTGTCCGAGTGGTTGCTAATCGCATGGTACGTCGCGCTCATCCCCAGGCACAAGAAGGCGCCCGCGAAAAAGCAGGAAAACACCAAGAtgtcggccgaggaggcggtgtcAAAGCGGGGGTGGATCAAGCGATACAGGTATGTGGCCAGAATGACGGAAAAGAaggcgccgaggaggtgaGACCAGATGTTGACTGATTCGTTGTGGAGGTAGAACAACGACCTGAAGGAGGCGCGGAAGGAGTACGAGGTTGGGCGGTAGCcgcggaggatggaggggttgtcgCGGCGCCATGGCTCAAGTTGgtcgaagaggaggagttcgAGCCTGTGCTCGATGTCGGTGGCGGTTTGGACGATGGTttcggtgagggaggggcgGCGTTTGCGGaggccggagccggagccggagcctgGACCGGTGGTGCCGGGATTTTGTTTGGCGGGGCCGGGCATGGCGGTTGAAGGGACGGCTGGTCGGCTGGCTGACTACCTACCCACTTTGGTGTGACAAGTGTTACTCTGGAGGTGCTCAGAGGCAAGAAAAGGGGCATGTAACGATATTTTGCATTTGTTGTGAGACTGGCTTCTGGGTTACCATCCGATCTTTACATGATTTTATGTCTCTGTTCATGAACATACATATCACTGTTCTGcgggatgatgacgacgaccagATAGACCAAGCAAGAATCCATTCCCTGCCAACAATGCTTCAAGATGGCATGGTTTGATGTGCTGTCTGGGCGTGGTTTTGTTGGGATTTCGAGTCGTTTGAAGCCTGTCCACCTGGCAGAGGTTGAACGAGATCCACAATAAATGCCGGGGCCGCCGCAAACTGGGAGGAGCCGTTTGCATGTGGGAGCAGTTGCCAGCTTCAGTGGTCTCTACCGTAATTGACCCCGCTGTTAGAAGCTGCCTGCCCGTGCACCGCAGAGCACTAACGGGGTGTGCCATACTCCATAGGTACGTAGGGTAGGTACTCAACACCATCGATGGCCTCGACCCCCCAGgctccccaaactcaacctcTCAGAAATTCACAATGACGCTGCCCAACTCCCTTACCCAGCAAAAGGTCCAATATTTACCAGCTACCAGCAGATTATCCCTTTACCAAAAGTCACAGTTCACAGTGCTACCATTTCCGTTCGCTTTCATTCCGCGGTTCGCTGTTCGCTTACCTGTCCTTTCCTCGAATCGCTTCCAGCAGCAAACGGATGTTCGATGCCGATCAATTGCACGGCATCACAATGAAAAGCTCTAGCCCCAACGGAGACCGATCCTCCATcctgaccaaaaccaaaTATCACGGCatttctcatcctcaactCCCGCAGGTGcacaccaaccaccagctCTTCCCAAAAACTCAACGCAACGGTGTCATGTCCCTGGCATATTACCTGCAGACCCCGATAGTGAATATGGGCACACAAATGGAACCATACACTGATGAGTCGGGTCTCGCCCCAAAGCAGTGTCGTCTTCGTTTCCTGGAAACAGATTACCTCTGGCAGAGAAGCTCGGACGTTGCTACCAGCTGTCCTTATTACACGCCACTGTCTCCAGATACCCGGATCAACGAGAACCACGGTCAACTCTATTTCTATTCTTGGACATGCCAAAAAGTTCCCTGTGGAACCCTCCCATGTGATGACCAACAACGACAAGTGTCAACTTCAGACTACCAGTCggttgtggtgatggcttcaaaGATCGCATCGCCAACATGCGCCAAAGTGAAAGTGCAAATGCACTCCATCTCTTTCATAAGAGCCGATGCAGTGCGGCTTAAGAACCGCAGCATTTCACATTCTCATGCCCGTTTTCCCGGCCAGCCCTTTGGTCTTGGCTATCCGATGTAACAGCTTTGAGTCAAGTCTCCTGTCTAGCGGACAACTACCGCCATCGAGCGTGCGGGCTAGGGAGTGAGAGCCAGCGTTCTCtctggaggatgggggaggagaggactTGGAAATCACGACGGTGTCGGTCCAAAAATAGCAAGGCTCCTCCCGCAACTGTGTGTTCAGAGTCAACTCGGTTTATTGCGGCCTTGGACCGCCGATGACCCAAACTGGCTTGACTACGCTATGGATATAGGCACAATTATTCACAGTGCAACCTTACTCTGGGGTTGTTCACTTATCGTCGTGTCTGGGCGCCTG
The window above is part of the Podospora bellae-mahoneyi strain CBS 112042 chromosome 3, whole genome shotgun sequence genome. Proteins encoded here:
- a CDS encoding hypothetical protein (COG:T; EggNog:ENOG503NVEP); amino-acid sequence: MPGPAKQNPGTTGPGSGSGSGLRKRRPSLTETIVQTATDIEHRLELLLFDQLEPWRRDNPSILRGYRPTSYSFRASFRSLFYLHNESVNIWSHLLGAFFSVILATYLYRLIHPRFDTASSADILVFSCFFAGAFLCLGMSATYHAISNHSDKVAKWGNKLDYTGIVFLIVGSYVPALWYGFWCEPGKLTVYLGAICLLGSGCIMVSWFDHFRTPAWRPYRALMFVSLGLSGVLPIIHALITLYTYDELNKRMGLNWVIFQGALYIFGAFLYAARLPERRFPGKFDIFGSSHQLFHIFVLLAAASHLYGMTKAFDFHHSTGVGALCAS